DNA from Brassica napus cultivar Da-Ae chromosome C4, Da-Ae, whole genome shotgun sequence:
ggatTTACCTTAGATATCTTCACATATGTATATATTGGCTACCAATGTCAAATATTCGGATTTGTTTCCTCAAATATagaatttctttttctaaaaaaaaaaaatagaatttcttaataaattttgaataacgCATTCGAAAAACTGATCATAAGAACAAGTTTCACACACGATAGATCGTTGAcaaaatgtttgtttaatttcgATAAACATTAGAAAATACGGGCGGTGTGAACACTGATCAGTTTGGCTTTGCGTAAATAAATTGATGATTGTGGTAGGCAGTGCCGGCCCTGGCAAGAAGCCAAGGAAACATCTGCTTCCGGcctttaaatttataaaaatgtttcaGGTCAATTTTACAGTGAAAGTTAGACTAGACTGACTGGTAAGTATATTCTTCGTATTATTTTCAGGTGACAAGTTCGATTAACATAGTCTACATTTTctactttttaattaaaataacttttagtggtccaaaatataatttttgctTTCAACCCACTGAAACTCCTGGCCGCTACTGGTGGTAGGACAATTGCATGAATCTATGCTTATTAATTTGATATGAATATGGTAGGGTGAACCGGTGAAAAATAGTGAATATGGTAGAGTACTGCCTAAGTGCCTATGCATGAATATTTGCATATTGGTTTTATCATTTGGACCGGACTTTTTTTTCGTAGAAGCTGATTAATCAATTGGTTAGTCTTGAGCTATAAACTCCAAGAAAACAACAGCAAGTTATTAAACATAAGAATCACAGATAATATAGATATCTGTGTGGGCCAAGAAAATAATTTCTCTAACTTGGATAAATATCAATAAAACGTGGGCGGCTTTGATAACCATTATGGAACACTTACTATACACTATTTTGTATATtagaaaatctgaaaaatattggagaaataaaagaataatttacaaaacaaattgttgacaaaaaaaaacaaaacaaactaagGAAATGGGGTTTTCCCACTTCCCACAACCATCCATGACTATTACACCCACATGGCAAAGAAGCTGGAATGAAAACGAAAGAAAGTACCCTCCACGTTGAACTAGTCAGAAACTCCTCCACGtactttttctttaaatttcaaataattttattaatccgcAAAGACCATAACACAATCAATCAATTATTATTCAActtcaatcatttttttttttggtaaaatgttaaattgaaCTTCAATTTCAATCATCCAacgtcaaaaacaaaaaaccacgTGGCATACATAAACCCCACCATAATTCACGTTAAACAAAAGCACACAAAATAAAAGCGAGACATGTCGACAGGCTACGGCAGAAGTCTTTATCGACGGTGATGGCTTTGGCCTCTTCTTTTGAATCCTTTTTGCTCTTCTGGCATCTTTTAAGGTCCCATagattcttctcttttctttccatATAATAAAGCAACTAGATTAAGATACGCGCCTTGCAcgaaataaacattatatatataaattattttatgtattatatgttcttacatattatgaaataataaatatatattgaataattaaaagtcagtaactattacatatataattaaattggtgcgaacgtataaatcaattttattaatccaaacatttttttttaaaaaatttgataggatatgtaattaaatttaaatgatattaacatacatagtatatttttaatattaatgtctattttatttattttattttttttaaatgatgctttctactcatatgtttttttttatcatgtgtatttttaatagcaaaaactttaaattactgataacaaaattttcattgtgtgattaataattttagtaattgataatttaaaaaaatttatcaatgttagttcaaaatttttatcaaaaaaaattattcaaagtaaattttgaaactaaaatatttatttattcaatatggtgtatagtttaatttagaatgatatatatacatatatattttaaatcttaatgattaattaaattagacttttacttatatgattttgtaatcgtttgtattttgtcataacaaaaattttaaaccatggatcgcaaaatttgaatgtgagacttttaacagttttagtaatttatagtcactttttaaaattcaaaatataaaatatacagaaaaatctaaatttttataatatggttattgtgtttttagaaaaaaattattttaatagttttaaattaaaaaattttgatagaagatacatttttttatcagatctttattattcaaaatcattaattgccatatatactttacccacattaggcaatttcgtaatctttatttaaggaaataataaatgacattaataattaatttatggttagtttaataaaaagcttattatataattagatggaccaacctatttctctaataattctaagaatcatcttagtgatgacatgtggctacaaaaagaagttgtaatgtttcacaaataatatatagggatgTACCGGTCAATTCTACacgttgttttaatttttttaaacaactctgaaattgttacaaaaaaaaaaaaaaaaaaacaactctgaaataatcgctttgttttttttacagcaTAATCTTATTCTCTCTCGTCgttgaatatataatttaaaaaaaaaagaagtttttgatcaaaaaaaaaaaaaaaaaaaagttactgcGTTTATTCCGAATTTATTATGCGCCAAAAAACAAGGGGACACGCgctttaaaaacaatttaattttgtaaataaagtTGAAAAGTCATGATGCTGCTGCTCTCACAAAGCCACGCGAACTCAAACTCAaagctctctctttctctgttcGTCTTCTAGCTAGCTTACTTTTCTTCAGGTCTTTCTCTCATCTTATAATCTGTGATATTCAGATTCAGATCCGAGCTTCCATTTTTATCAGCTTTCTTCGGTGTTGCTTAAATCCTATTTCCACTTGTCCTCTTCTCGGTTCACGATGAGTAAGAACTGGAAGTCCGTTCGATTAAGGCTCCAGATGCGTACTCTCATGTTGTTTGTGGTGATCCTAAGCTTTGATTCTTTGGAAACTGAAGGTTTAGCGGTGACGAAAAATCTACAGAACGATAGAGATGCAGCAGCTTTGTAAGTAGCAGCTTCTTCTGTGattgtttttttactttttagttcAAATGATTTTTTGGTTGAGTATCGACATCAATGTAGTTGGTATGGTAGATCTAGGATTTGTAGCTAGATGAGACATTGGCCTTGACctctaaaatttaattagttaGTATGTATATATCCTATTCCACCttcaaattaatttaaaaaaatactttctcCGTTTAAAATGattcatgttttaaaatattttttttcaaaaatacacattttgtattttttcaatGTGTTTTTAGTTAGTTAACAATGGTAAATTATACATTTTGAAtgactaaaaattatagaaaatagtcaattacgaaaaaaaatattacatttataatcaaaatttaatatgttgtgccaaaaattacaaaatgtacattattttaaaacagagGCGGTATATGTATTGATCATTTGGCTTGAGTGAACTGATACTCTTCCTTGATGGTATATGTAGAAAGAAGTTGTTAGTAGTTACAGAACATACATACGCTGTCTTATGTGcatttttattacaaaacttGCTAAAtgttaagttacaaaaaaaaaaaaattgctaaaTGTGCATCTTCTGTTTTGTACTCAAATCATTTAACCTTGGTCTTTTCTTTTTGTAGGGAGGCTGTTAGTTTTCACAGGAAATTACTTGGTCGTTTCCGTAACCCCTACACGCATTTGAATTCCTACAAAGACCACCGCCCTGTGGCATCAGTAACACCACCGTCATCTTCGGTGGTTCCTTCTCATAGAAGTAAGACCAGTAGATCCTCAGCATCGCATCCGCCACGAAAAAGTCCACCTGCCCTGCATGTTTCTTCCGCACCACCTCCTTCTGTGGCCTTTCCAAATATTCCTACTCTAAGAAGAAGTTCTTCAAACAGCATAGCTCCCATTGTTGTTGGCTGCACAGGCGGtgttctccttcttcttttagCTACTGGTGTCTTCTTTTTCAAAAGCAAGGCTGGCAAATCTGTGAATCCTTGGCGTACAGGTCTTAGTGGACAACTTCAGAAAGTGTTCATAACTGGTAATTTAATTTCCACTAtattaattaacattttttttaactcttttgAACACTAATGTTGTTTGATTTTCTACTCTCAGGTGTCCCAAAACTGAAAAGATCTGAGATAGAAACTGCTTGTGAAGAGTTCAGTAATGTAATTGGGTCATGTCCCATTGGTACATTGTTCAAAGGGACACTATCTAGTGGGGTGGAGGTAGCTGTGGCTTCTGTTGCTACTGCTTCTGCCAAAGAATGGACTAATAACATAGAAACGCAGTTCAGAAAGAAGTTACCTTACCGTCAACCAGTTCACTTTCTATTTcctaaaaaaagtttttattgtcATCATCTTAATCCTTTATGTTTTTTGATAATTTCAGATTGAAATGTTATCTAAGATAAACCACAAGAACTTTGTCAACCTTCTTGGTTACTGTGAAGAAGATGAACCTTTCACTAGGATCTTGGTCTTTGAATATGCATCAAACGGATCAGTCTTTGAACATTTACACTgtaagcaacaaaaaaaaagatctttaCTCATATTAGTTGTGTCATTTACTTAACGATTTTCTTTTACAGATAAAGAATCAGAACATTTGGACTGGTTAATGCGGCTAAGAATAGCAATGGGTGTAGCA
Protein-coding regions in this window:
- the LOC111205316 gene encoding probable inactive receptor-like protein kinase At3g56050 encodes the protein MSKNWKSVRLRLQMRTLMLFVVILSFDSLETEGLAVTKNLQNDRDAAALEAVSFHRKLLGRFRNPYTHLNSYKDHRPVASVTPPSSSVVPSHRSKTSRSSASHPPRKSPPALHVSSAPPPSVAFPNIPTLRRSSSNSIAPIVVGCTGGVLLLLLATGVFFFKSKAGKSVNPWRTGLSGQLQKVFITGVPKLKRSEIETACEEFSNVIGSCPIGTLFKGTLSSGVEVAVASVATASAKEWTNNIETQFRKKIEMLSKINHKNFVNLLGYCEEDEPFTRILVFEYASNGSVFEHLHYKESEHLDWLMRLRIAMGVAYCLEHMHELKPPIVHSNLLSSTLHLTEDYAVKIADFNFGYLKGPSERETSTNALIDTNVSDTTKEDNVNSFGLLLFELITGKLPENVKKGDSVDTSFDDFLRGKTLKEMVDPTLECFDEKVENIGEVIKICVREDTKERPTMKEVTGRLREITGLSPDDAIPKLSPLWWAELEVLSTA